GGTAAAATGCGGGCAATCGAGCATTCATTTCTGGATATGGAAGATGCCGAGGAGCATCGGATAGGACTCCGCAACGTGCATCAGCGCCTTATTCTGACTTACGGAGAAGGGTTCGGGCTAAAGCTAGAATGCCCGCCGGGATCCGGTACGCGCATAACATTTTCCATACCGTTGGGAGGAAATTTGCATGTATAAAGTGCTAGTGGTCGACGACGAACCGGCAATCCGGCAGGGGCTTCTGAAAATTGTCGATTGGGAAGCGCTCGGCTTCTTCGTAGTAGGAGACGTCTCAAACGGAAGAAAAGCGGTTGCCCTCCATCAGGAGCTTTCTCCTGAACTGATCGTCATTGATATCCGGATGCCGGGCATGGATGGTCTTCAAGCGATCCGCGAAATTCGCAAGACGGATGGGGATTGCCAATTTCTTATCCTGAGCGGATACGCCGATTTTGCCTACGCCAAGCAAGCCATCGAGATGAACGTGAGCGGCTATGTGCTCAAGCCGATCGATAAAAAGGAACTAAGGGAGGAACTGCTGCGCATCAGAGCCAAACTGGATCAGTTGTCAGGTCGCGCAAAATTGTCCGAATTCCATACCGATGCGCTACGGGAGGAACTTATCCTCAAGTTGATCGCGGCTGAAGCTGCAGACGCTGCGGAACTGGAAAGCGAACTTGTGCACTTAACCAGCTTCGCAGGGAAATCCAAGCAGATTCTGTTGGTTGAGGCGGAGGACTTCTCTAATGCAGGACCTGGATATCTGGAGTCGGTCAAGACGAGATGGCTGGAAGCCGTGGAGGCGGAGAGCCTCGGGTACGGGTTTCAGACCGGACCGTATATCGGATTCCTGTTGAAGGAAGATCTGAACCGGTCCGACGTCAAAAACGAATGGACCCGGCTTCTGCAAGACGCCTGCGGGCATAAGCTGGGCTTCACTGCTGCCGCTGGACAGATTGTCTGTGAACTTGCGGATATCCGTCAATCGCACGAGGGTGCCTTGAGATTGTTGGAAAACCGCTTCCTGCTTGCTGAAGGGCAGATCCACATGGCGACGGAACCGGTCTTAAGCCATTTTGCGACGGAGCCGAACAGGCATGCTCCTCCGAATTTGGAGGCGCTCTCAACCAAGCTGTTCTATATGCTGGATCTCGGTAGAGGCGAGGGGGTGGCGGAGACGCTTGAAGAAGCGGGAAGGGCAATTGCGGCTTACGATTCTTCCGAAACCGCGATCAAGACTGGCCTGGCCCAAGTGTTGTCCGTTGCGCTGAGCAATCTGGCGGCTCTCCATCAAAGCGTCAATATCCAGGATTATGCGCCTCTGCTTGCCGAGATTCACCAGCACAGCCATTACGATAGGGTGATGAGCGCCGCTAATTCCCAGCTCGCCGAACTGGCGGGAAGACTGGGAGGGGACGGCAGCCTGCCTGTGGTCAAGCAAGTGATGGATTTTATCCAGCGGCATTACCATGAAAATCTAAAGCTGGAGACGATGGCGGAGATGTTCAATTACAACAAGGGGTATTTGGGCAGAATGTTCAAGCAGCATACAGGAGACTCGTTCCATACCTTCTTGGATAAGGTCCGTATTCAGCAAGCGAGCCGTCTCCTCAGGGAAGGACACAAAGTCTACGAGGTCTCGGAGCTCGTAGGTTATCCCAATGTGAGTTATTTCCATAGCAAATTCAAGAAA
This is a stretch of genomic DNA from Paenibacillus sp. sptzw28. It encodes these proteins:
- a CDS encoding response regulator; this translates as MYKVLVVDDEPAIRQGLLKIVDWEALGFFVVGDVSNGRKAVALHQELSPELIVIDIRMPGMDGLQAIREIRKTDGDCQFLILSGYADFAYAKQAIEMNVSGYVLKPIDKKELREELLRIRAKLDQLSGRAKLSEFHTDALREELILKLIAAEAADAAELESELVHLTSFAGKSKQILLVEAEDFSNAGPGYLESVKTRWLEAVEAESLGYGFQTGPYIGFLLKEDLNRSDVKNEWTRLLQDACGHKLGFTAAAGQIVCELADIRQSHEGALRLLENRFLLAEGQIHMATEPVLSHFATEPNRHAPPNLEALSTKLFYMLDLGRGEGVAETLEEAGRAIAAYDSSETAIKTGLAQVLSVALSNLAALHQSVNIQDYAPLLAEIHQHSHYDRVMSAANSQLAELAGRLGGDGSLPVVKQVMDFIQRHYHENLKLETMAEMFNYNKGYLGRMFKQHTGDSFHTFLDKVRIQQASRLLREGHKVYEVSELVGYPNVSYFHSKFKKYVGASPSSIKGAPPKAKTFSLETS